From a region of the Bacteroidota bacterium genome:
- a CDS encoding LacI family DNA-binding transcriptional regulator: MSVTIKQVAREAGVSISTVSRVLNGSGPAAPATRDAVQGVVDRLGYVPNATAQGLVRSRTDAVGVVLPFLTGEFYPELVRGLDLAAQATDRHLVLLTSHNRPADTDRALRALYGRVDGLVVMAPAVPLASVAAALPPELPVVFLNAPDEEHGFDMLSTDAYGGTQLAVQHLVDLGHRRIACLAGEAGNHDAELRLAAWRNVLTEHGLASPDAFVLRGDFSRESGVAAGQRLADLALAPDGPTAAFASSDYMAMGAILALAEAGLVVPQDLALTSFDDIPSAAYFNPPLTTVHPHTHDLGSLAAEWLFDRLAADTPPPPRQYVLPVRLEVRASSGPPR; this comes from the coding sequence ATGTCCGTTACGATCAAACAAGTCGCCCGCGAGGCCGGCGTCTCGATCTCGACCGTCAGCCGCGTCCTCAACGGCTCGGGGCCGGCGGCACCCGCGACGCGCGATGCCGTCCAGGGCGTCGTGGACCGGCTCGGCTACGTACCGAACGCGACCGCGCAAGGCCTCGTCCGCAGCCGCACCGACGCCGTCGGCGTCGTGCTGCCGTTTCTCACCGGCGAGTTCTACCCCGAACTCGTCCGCGGCCTCGACCTCGCGGCCCAGGCCACGGACCGCCACCTCGTCCTGCTGACCTCGCACAACCGGCCGGCCGACACGGACCGGGCGCTGCGCGCGCTCTACGGGCGCGTCGACGGGCTCGTGGTGATGGCCCCGGCCGTCCCGCTGGCCAGCGTCGCGGCAGCGCTTCCGCCGGAGCTTCCGGTCGTCTTCCTGAACGCGCCCGACGAAGAGCACGGCTTCGACATGCTCTCGACCGACGCCTACGGCGGGACGCAGCTTGCGGTGCAGCACCTCGTCGACCTCGGCCACCGGCGCATCGCCTGCCTCGCGGGCGAGGCAGGCAACCACGACGCCGAGCTACGCCTCGCGGCCTGGCGCAACGTCCTCACCGAGCACGGGCTGGCCTCGCCCGACGCGTTCGTGCTCCGGGGCGATTTCTCGCGCGAGTCCGGCGTGGCGGCCGGCCAGCGCCTCGCCGACCTCGCCCTCGCGCCCGACGGACCGACGGCCGCCTTTGCGTCTAGCGACTACATGGCGATGGGCGCGATTCTCGCGCTCGCCGAAGCCGGGCTCGTCGTCCCCCAGGACCTCGCGCTCACCTCATTCGACGACATCCCGAGCGCGGCCTACTTCAACCCGCCGCTGACGACGGTCCATCCGCACACCCACGACCTCGGCAGCCTCGCCGCCGAGTGGCTCTTCGACCGGCTCGCCGCCGACACGCCGCCGCCGCCGCGCCAGTACGTGCTGCCGGTCCGCCTGGAGGTCCGCGCCTCCTCCGGCCCACCCCGCTGA
- a CDS encoding family 16 glycosylhydrolase, producing the protein MPLDLTHRLLLALCLLSLAGCDGQDPALADAAPSDQTAAGTWTLVWQEDFDARDAAFEARWDVGTHTFDGNQSHFNPANVVVEDGLLKLRLTDVPYGQRQYSGAELRTDNEDGFFTYGRFETRMKAAEGLGLVSSFFTFRYDPWQEIDIEFRGKDTDKMQANLYFNPGPEGVPNNGSFNPLPFPRDAGFACDAAEEFHVYAFEWEPGSVRWFIDDELVLESADPATVPDLPQQLMMNIWTSAFPNWLGELDLDALPAEAQYDWVRVYRRTDQPTP; encoded by the coding sequence ATGCCGCTCGACCTCACCCACCGCCTGCTTCTCGCGCTCTGCCTTCTCAGCCTCGCCGGCTGCGACGGGCAAGACCCCGCCCTCGCCGACGCAGCTCCTTCGGACCAAACCGCCGCCGGCACCTGGACGCTCGTGTGGCAGGAAGACTTCGACGCGCGGGACGCCGCCTTCGAGGCGCGGTGGGACGTGGGCACGCACACCTTCGACGGCAACCAGTCGCACTTCAACCCGGCCAACGTCGTGGTCGAGGACGGGCTGCTGAAGCTCCGGCTGACGGACGTGCCCTACGGGCAGCGCCAGTACTCCGGTGCCGAGCTGCGGACGGATAACGAGGACGGCTTCTTCACCTACGGCCGGTTCGAGACGCGGATGAAAGCCGCTGAGGGGCTCGGCCTCGTCTCCAGCTTCTTCACCTTCCGCTACGACCCCTGGCAGGAGATCGACATCGAGTTTCGGGGCAAGGACACGGACAAGATGCAGGCTAACCTCTATTTCAATCCCGGCCCGGAAGGCGTGCCGAACAACGGCAGCTTCAACCCACTGCCCTTCCCGCGCGACGCCGGGTTCGCGTGCGACGCCGCCGAGGAGTTCCACGTCTACGCCTTCGAGTGGGAGCCTGGGAGCGTCCGCTGGTTCATCGACGACGAACTGGTACTGGAGAGCGCCGACCCGGCGACCGTGCCGGACCTCCCGCAGCAGCTAATGATGAACATCTGGACCTCGGCCTTCCCCAACTGGCTCGGCGAGCTCGACCTGGATGCGCTCCCCGCCGAGGCGCAGTACGACTGGGTGCGCGTCTACCGCCGCACCGACCAGCCGACTCCCTGA
- a CDS encoding TolC family protein: MRLRPLGLLLTLGLLVAGTANAQQTSQEITFDEALRIGLERNTALRQAVTAAEARALDVTLNRAEFLPDVSASVRPVQNYGLIFDQTTGQLEQETTEQLNASVSANLNLFNGFRDQASLRQARLQREASEFSLDRSRQDVLFNVANQFLQVLLSRELVAIQEENLAADQAQLEQIGQLVEGGVRARADALQQEAQVAQRELSLLQAEADLELAKTRLVQVLQLDPFGNYTFVAPSFGAVPLQPDAIDLEEILTAALDRREDLRAQELQIDAAEADIRVARGGYYPTVNLFASYGSGYSSLATRSVGEAPEIPVTTGSGDIVLVGGEPLTFDGPAPREDTPFGDQFFTDNRGGSVGLSVNIPIFDRLATRSQVQQAKIRAENERIALDNLRQEVALQVRQGWLDYQNAAKRLDVTARQVASAEAALEAEQERYDLGVSTLTELTQARATLVEAQSNRAQAVSQFVFQRTLLDYAVGTLDPSARLFD; the protein is encoded by the coding sequence ATGCGTCTCCGCCCCCTCGGCCTCCTGCTGACCCTCGGCCTCCTCGTCGCCGGCACGGCCAACGCTCAGCAGACCTCGCAGGAGATCACGTTCGACGAGGCGCTGCGGATCGGGCTGGAGCGCAACACGGCGCTCCGCCAGGCGGTGACTGCCGCCGAGGCGCGGGCGCTCGACGTGACGCTCAACCGCGCCGAGTTCCTCCCGGACGTGAGCGCGTCCGTCCGGCCCGTCCAGAACTACGGCCTCATCTTCGACCAGACGACGGGCCAGCTGGAGCAGGAGACGACCGAGCAGCTCAACGCGTCGGTCTCGGCCAACCTGAACCTCTTCAACGGCTTCCGCGACCAGGCGTCGCTCCGGCAGGCGCGGCTCCAGCGTGAGGCCAGCGAGTTCTCGCTCGACCGCTCGCGCCAGGACGTGCTCTTCAACGTCGCCAACCAGTTCCTGCAAGTCCTCCTGAGCCGCGAACTCGTCGCCATCCAGGAGGAGAACCTCGCCGCCGACCAGGCGCAGCTGGAGCAGATCGGGCAACTCGTCGAGGGCGGGGTCCGCGCCCGCGCCGACGCGCTCCAGCAGGAGGCGCAGGTCGCCCAGCGCGAGCTGTCGCTCCTCCAGGCCGAGGCCGACCTCGAGCTTGCCAAGACGCGCCTCGTCCAGGTCCTCCAGCTCGACCCGTTCGGCAACTACACCTTCGTTGCGCCATCGTTCGGCGCGGTCCCACTCCAGCCCGACGCGATCGACCTCGAAGAGATTCTCACGGCGGCGCTCGACCGGCGCGAGGACCTGCGCGCGCAGGAGCTTCAGATCGACGCGGCCGAAGCCGACATCCGCGTCGCGCGCGGCGGCTACTACCCGACCGTTAACCTGTTCGCCAGCTACGGCTCGGGTTATTCGAGCCTTGCTACGCGCTCTGTCGGCGAGGCTCCGGAGATTCCAGTCACGACGGGAAGCGGCGACATCGTGCTCGTCGGCGGCGAGCCACTCACGTTCGACGGCCCCGCGCCTCGCGAGGACACGCCCTTCGGCGACCAGTTCTTCACCGACAACCGGGGCGGCTCGGTCGGGCTGAGCGTGAACATCCCGATCTTCGACCGGCTTGCGACGCGCTCGCAGGTGCAGCAGGCGAAGATCCGCGCCGAGAACGAGCGGATCGCGCTCGACAACCTCCGGCAGGAGGTCGCGCTCCAGGTCCGCCAGGGCTGGCTCGACTACCAGAACGCCGCCAAGCGGCTCGACGTGACGGCCCGGCAGGTGGCCTCGGCCGAGGCTGCCCTCGAGGCCGAGCAGGAGCGCTACGACCTCGGCGTCTCGACGCTGACCGAGCTGACCCAGGCGCGGGCGACGCTCGTCGAGGCCCAGAGCAACCGCGCCCAGGCCGTCTCGCAGTTCGTCTTCCAGCGCACCCTCCTCGACTACGCGGTCGGCACGCTCGACCCCTCGGCGCGTCTCTTCGACTGA